Proteins encoded within one genomic window of Episyrphus balteatus chromosome 1, idEpiBalt1.1, whole genome shotgun sequence:
- the LOC129905608 gene encoding uncharacterized protein LOC129905608, producing the protein MICHPGWREIKQQRRRPGYNSWLIVVLLTLVTKLDDKLILACPSDVCICKWKGGKQTVECGSQQLAAIPEGMDPGTQVLNFSGNSLQVLQSERFLRMDLLNLQKIYLSRNQLIRIHEKAFRGLSNLVELDLSDNSLQHVPSETFQDYTSLMRLSLSGNPIRELKTSAFRHLSFLTTLELSNCQVERIENEAFIGMDNLEWLRLDGNRIGFIQGSHILPKSLHGVSLQSNRWTCDCRLIDMHAWLVNYNTPQTEEPKCVEPPRLKGQVIKALKKDDLACLPEVTPKSTYTEISEGRNISIMCVVRALPEPRVLWLFNGQVMTNDSLLDNLHMFYYIDESGGEEKRSEVFIYNVGPEDNGTFSCVGQNIAGTTFSNYTLRVIIKEPPVVKEVSFPKDYMNYIIASSLGASVIFVVLLCTVVIKCRQKKKPKMKNKPQETHTTTNDNGMMKCSSIINGEEELSSPKMAKENGVVIGGQMKQNLMMYAPVAHHIMDNGSMQLTSSGAPTPPLIGGSNDGRHPLGMISGSIAYCSPPSSVRNYQEKNPDLVNDAESVKNKLKASASDCGGGGGGAEYEVNSDCSGPCSIPPGGGGGAFDNCYQLSNQFGSQIIRPSSGVAHARFTAAMSTIPRGLHLKAMNSSGSIGGGGGNQHQVDVHLNPVCFLGQDGFAYDFSNNHLQQQQQQQQQAVQSNQQQHFYRTLPHNRAHKQQQFAASAANPGTRYSLEAEFLQRTGTPTYEKYHLPHVRFTAEGYPVHPIVQYPSPPEGYKADYSEQHHQQQQQPAMLATQQTAATICSTTSSGFQQWPPCLPGYHAQPIRYPPGAMTTSTMQSLQQQQQQQPQSIVSSPPTPQQKQQQQQKQLSNSSANGTGPTASAATGGTTSISGTTINQVPVTSSHTQTNTSSTATSTFEVKKRCVGAQTTDMESSSPIPEGDEEMLPMPAGQQQQESSSKLRHLTGPLADSPDEGYVGDSQEGSDI; encoded by the coding sequence ATGATTTGTCATCCTGGCTGGCGTGAGATCAAGCAGCAACGACGAAGACCCGGCTACAACTCATGGCTGATAGTAGTCCTCCTTACACTTGTCACAAAGTTGGATGATAAATTGATACTTGCCTGTCCCTCAGATGTGTGCATCTGCAAATGGAAGGGCGGCAAGCAAACGGTCGAGTGTGGCAGCCAACAGCTTGCAGCCATCCCCGAAGGCATGGATCCCGGCACACAGGTACTGAACTTTTCCGGAAACAGTTTGCAAGTCCTCCAATCCGAACGTTTCCTTCGCATGGACCTGCTTAATCTGCAAAAGATTTATCTGTCACGCAATCAACTGATACGAATTCATGAGAAAGCATTTCGAGGATTATCCAATCTGGTCGAGCTGGATTTGTCGGATAATTCATTGCAGCATGTACCCAGTGAGACATTCCAAGACTACACATCCTTGATGAGATTGTCGCTCAGCGGCAATCCAATACGTGAATTGAAAACATCAGCATTCCGACACTTATCGTTCCTAACCACACTCGAGCTTAGCAACTGCCAGGTGGAACGAATCGAAAACGAAGCCTTTATCGGAATGGACAATCTCGAGTGGCTTCGTTTGGATGGCAATCGTATTGGTTTTATCCAAGGAAGTCATATACTGCCCAAGTCCTTGCATGGAGTTAGTTTGCAGTCGAACCGATGGACATGCGACTGTCGACTGATTGACATGCATGCTTGGCTAGTCAACTACAATACCCCCCAGACTGAGGAGCCCAAATGCGTTGAGCCACCCCGACTGAAGGGCCAAGTGATAAAGGCTCTGAAAAAGGACGACTTGGCCTGCTTACCCGAGGTCACTCCCAAATCAACATACACCGAAATCTCGGAAGGCCGCAACATATCAATCATGTGCGTGGTAAGGGCACTCCCTGAACCCAGAGTCCTTTGGCTCTTCAACGGCCAAGTAATGACCAATGACAGCTTGCTAGACAACCTACACATGTTCTACTACATAGATGAATCTGGCGGGGAGGAGAAACGCAGTGAAGTCTTTATATACAATGTTGGACCCGAAGATAACGGCACATTCTCGTGTGTTGGCCAAAACATTGCCGGCACAACTTTCAGCAATTACACACTGAGAGTGATTATCAAGGAGCCACCCGTAGTAAAGGAGGTATCCTTTCCCAAAGACTACATGAACTACATCATAGCCAGCAGCCTGGGAGCATCGGTTATATTTGTCGTCCTCCTGTGTACGGTTGTGATCAAGTGCCGGCAAAAGAAGAAGCCAAAGATGAAAAACAAGCCCCAGGAGACCCACACAACCACAAATGACAATGGCATGATGAAGTGCTCGTCCATAATCAACGGCGAGGAAGAATTGTCCTCGCCAAAGATGGCCAAAGAGAATGGTGTCGTTATCGGTGGCCAGATGAAACAGAATCTCATGATGTACGCTCCTGTTGCCCATCACATCATGGATAACGGAAGCATGCAATTGACATCGAGTGGAGCACCAACACCACCCCTAATCGGTGGCAGCAATGATGGGAGACATCCTTTGGGGATGATAAGCGGTAGTATAGCATATTGTTCGCCACCGTCGTCGGTGCGCAATTACCAGGAGAAAAATCCGGACCTGGTCAACGATGCCGAGAGTGTAAAGAACAAATTGAAGGCTTCAGCCTCAGATTGTGGCGGCGGCGGTGGTGGGGCAGAGTATGAGGTAAACAGCGATTGTTCCGGACCATGTAGCATACCGCCTGGGGGTGGCGGTGGTGCCTTTGACAACTGCTACCAACTATCGAATCAATTTGGCTCTCAAATTATTCGACCGAGCAGTGGTGTGGCACATGCTCGTTTTACCGCTGCCATGTCAACAATTCCTCGGGGATTGCATCTAAAGGCGATGAATAGTAGCGGCAGTATTGGGGGCGGTGGTGGCAACCAACATCAGGTGGATGTGCATTTAAATCCTGTGTGCTTCCTGGGACAAGACGGCTTCGCCTATGACTTTAGTAACAATCActtgcagcagcagcagcagcaacaacagcaggCGGTGCAATCCAATCAGCAACAGCACTTTTATCGTACACTGCCACACAACAGGGCCCACAAGCAGCAGCAGTTCGCTGCATCAGCAGCTAATCCAGGTACCCGTTATAGCTTGGAAGCGGAATTCCTTCAACGCACCGGAACACCAACTTATGAGAAATACCACCTACCACACGTTCGGTTCACGGCCGAGGGATATCCGGTTCATCCAATTGTGCAATACCCATCTCCACCGGAGGGCTATAAGGCTGATTATAGTGAACAGCAtcatcagcagcagcagcagccagCAATGTTGGCAACACAACAAACAGCAGCAACTATATGCAGCACAACGAGTTCGGGCTTCCAGCAGTGGCCACCATGTCTGCCGGGCTATCATGCTCAACCAATCCGATATCCGCCAGGAGCAATGACAACTTCAACTATGCAATCCttacaacagcagcagcagcagcagccacAGTCAATTGTGTCCTCGCCACCAACACCACAACagaaacagcaacaacaacaaaaacaattgtCAAACTCTTCTGCAAACGGAACTGGGCCAACTGCATCAGCAGCTACTGGAGGAACAACCAGCATTAGCGGCACCACTATCAATCAGGTACCAGTGACCTCGAGTCACACGCAAACCAACACAAGCAGCACGGCGACCTCAACGTTCGAGGTAAAGAAGCGATGCGTGGGCGCTCAAACAACCGACATGGAGTCGTCCTCTCCCATACCGGAGGGTGATGAGGAGATGCTACCAATGCCAGCAGGCCAACAACAGCAGGAATCATCATCTAAATTACGTCATTTGACGGGACCGCTGGCTGATAGTCCCGACGAGGGTTATGTTGGCGATTCGCAGGAGGGCTCAGATATTTGA